One region of Pseudomonas sp. B21-040 genomic DNA includes:
- a CDS encoding sensor histidine kinase KdpD has product MRLPEFIRQNVDRIVDEWEQFASTITPAADHMDSITLRDHAKAILLAAARDMTTTQTATEQVAKAKGEGAEKTPSLDEAGASHGELRHTVGFDLVQMTSEFRHLRACVIRLWVNSLDSPDLAYFQDMIRFNEAIDEALAESTAAYAEQVNHSRDLFLAILGHDLRAPLQAVTMSTELLLRKTRLEGDALACAINIKRGARHMAVMVSDLLELVRSRLGKSLPIEPKPMNLADAVQEAITQACVGNPECDPTLRVEGDTQGVWDGARLDQLLQNLIGNALQHGANKRDVTVVLSGEPDAVRLTVHNFGVPIPEEAIGTIFDPLVRSADEELGQPSTSLGLGLFIVKEVVDAHGGMIEVSSNETDGTLFTVMLPRRR; this is encoded by the coding sequence ATGCGCCTCCCCGAATTCATCAGGCAAAACGTGGACCGCATCGTCGATGAATGGGAGCAGTTCGCCAGCACGATTACCCCGGCTGCCGACCACATGGACAGCATCACCCTGCGCGATCACGCCAAAGCGATTCTGCTGGCGGCCGCTCGGGACATGACCACGACGCAAACCGCCACCGAACAGGTCGCGAAGGCGAAGGGTGAAGGCGCGGAAAAAACCCCGAGTCTCGATGAGGCCGGCGCCAGCCATGGCGAGCTGCGCCATACCGTAGGGTTTGATCTGGTGCAGATGACCAGTGAGTTTCGCCATTTGCGCGCCTGTGTGATTCGGTTGTGGGTCAACAGCCTGGATTCGCCGGACCTGGCCTACTTCCAGGACATGATCCGCTTCAATGAAGCCATCGACGAAGCGCTTGCCGAGTCGACTGCAGCCTATGCCGAACAGGTCAATCACTCGCGCGATCTTTTTCTGGCGATACTCGGCCATGACCTGCGCGCCCCCTTGCAAGCCGTGACCATGTCCACCGAGTTACTGCTGCGCAAAACCAGGCTGGAGGGCGACGCATTGGCCTGCGCGATCAATATCAAGCGCGGTGCACGGCACATGGCGGTGATGGTCAGCGATTTACTGGAACTGGTTCGAAGTCGCCTGGGTAAAAGCCTGCCGATTGAACCCAAGCCGATGAACCTGGCCGATGCCGTGCAGGAAGCCATCACTCAGGCGTGCGTCGGGAACCCTGAATGTGATCCGACCTTAAGGGTCGAGGGCGATACGCAAGGCGTTTGGGATGGCGCAAGGCTTGATCAGCTATTACAGAACCTGATTGGCAATGCGTTGCAGCACGGGGCGAATAAACGGGATGTGACCGTCGTCCTCAGTGGCGAGCCCGATGCGGTTCGCCTGACGGTGCATAACTTTGGCGTGCCTATTCCCGAAGAGGCGATCGGCACAATCTTCGATCCACTGGTGCGCAGCGCCGATGAAGAACTCGGCCAGCCGTCGACCAGCCTGGGATTGGGTTTGTTTATCGTCAAGGAGGTAGTTGACGCGCACGGCGGGATGATCGAGGTCAGCTCGAATGAGACGGATGGGACGCTGTTTACGGTGATGTTGCCTCGTAGGCGGTAG
- a CDS encoding triacylglycerol lipase: MSQGSATRYPLVLVPGMLGFIRLVLYPYWYGIVSALRQGGATVFAVQVSPLNSNEVRGEQLLARIEQILHETGAAKVNLIGHSQGSLTARYAAAKRPDLVASVTSVAGPNHGSELADYLHKHYPHDSVKGRLLSGLLRLINALMCLLDTGYRGPKLPVDIHASHHSLTCEGVALFNQRYPQGLPETWGGHGPEEVYGVRYYSWSGTLQPGKTDRGRNLFDGTNRSCRLFAQTFVNEAGYCDGMVGRYSSHLGTVIGDEYPLDHFDIVNQSLGWVGKGAEPIRLFVEHAARLKAAGV, from the coding sequence ATGTCGCAAGGTTCCGCTACACGCTACCCGCTGGTGTTGGTCCCGGGAATGCTCGGGTTTATCCGACTTGTGCTCTATCCGTATTGGTACGGCATCGTCTCGGCCCTGCGCCAGGGTGGGGCGACCGTGTTTGCGGTGCAGGTCTCGCCGCTCAATTCCAATGAGGTGCGCGGCGAGCAACTGCTGGCGCGTATCGAACAAATCCTGCACGAGACCGGGGCCGCGAAGGTCAACCTGATCGGCCACAGCCAGGGTTCGCTCACCGCGCGTTACGCTGCTGCCAAACGACCGGACCTGGTGGCGTCGGTGACCTCGGTGGCCGGGCCGAATCACGGTTCGGAACTGGCCGATTACCTGCACAAGCACTACCCGCACGACAGCGTAAAGGGCCGCCTGTTGAGCGGTCTGTTGCGGTTGATCAATGCCTTGATGTGCCTGCTCGACACCGGCTATCGCGGGCCGAAACTGCCGGTGGATATCCATGCGTCCCATCACTCACTCACCTGCGAAGGCGTGGCGCTGTTCAATCAGCGTTATCCACAAGGCCTGCCTGAAACCTGGGGCGGGCATGGACCGGAGGAGGTCTACGGCGTGCGTTATTACTCGTGGTCCGGGACGTTACAGCCGGGCAAGACCGATCGTGGGCGCAATCTGTTTGACGGGACCAATCGCAGTTGCCGGCTATTTGCCCAAACGTTTGTGAACGAGGCCGGGTATTGCGACGGGATGGTCGGGCGGTACAGTTCGCACCTGGGCACGGTGATTGGCGATGAGTATCCGCTGGACCACTTCGACATCGTCAATCAATCGCTGGGATGGGTGGGCAAGGGCGCCGAGCCGATCCGGTTGTTTGTCGAGCATGCGGCACGGCTAAAAGCAGCCGGCGTGTAA
- a CDS encoding DnaJ C-terminal domain-containing protein translates to MDFKDYYKILGVEPTADDKAIKAAYRKLARKYHPDVSKEKDAESKFKDASEAYEALKSADKRAEYDDLRKYGQHGQPFQGPPGWQGRGAGGFGGGQDSGDFSDFFSSIFGNRGPGFGGGQSRRSTGRRGQDVEMELGVFLEETLSNESKKVTFQVPQYNAAGQHVSNTSKSLNVKIPAGVTDGERIRLKGQGAPGVGGGANGDLYLTIRFAPHPKFDVEGENLIITLPLAPWELALGAEVAVPTLTGKINLKVPAGSQNGQRMRAKGHGLLNKAGERGYLFVQLKAVMPKKSDDDVKALWQELAKKAAFDPREHF, encoded by the coding sequence ATGGACTTCAAAGACTATTACAAGATTCTCGGTGTGGAGCCGACGGCTGACGATAAGGCAATCAAGGCCGCCTATCGCAAGCTGGCGCGCAAATACCACCCTGATGTCAGCAAGGAAAAGGACGCCGAGTCCAAGTTCAAGGACGCCTCGGAAGCCTATGAAGCACTGAAAAGCGCCGACAAACGCGCCGAATATGACGACTTGCGCAAGTACGGCCAGCACGGCCAGCCGTTCCAGGGCCCGCCAGGGTGGCAAGGGCGTGGCGCAGGCGGTTTCGGTGGTGGTCAGGACTCGGGCGATTTTTCGGACTTTTTCAGTTCGATCTTCGGCAACCGTGGCCCTGGTTTTGGTGGTGGACAGTCGCGTCGCAGTACCGGACGTCGAGGGCAAGACGTGGAAATGGAACTCGGGGTATTTCTGGAAGAAACCCTCTCGAACGAATCGAAGAAGGTCACCTTCCAGGTGCCGCAGTACAACGCTGCCGGCCAGCACGTCAGCAATACCAGCAAAAGCCTGAACGTGAAGATCCCCGCCGGCGTGACCGACGGCGAGCGCATCCGCCTCAAGGGCCAAGGGGCGCCGGGCGTAGGTGGCGGTGCCAATGGCGACCTGTACCTGACCATCCGCTTTGCGCCGCACCCTAAATTCGATGTCGAAGGCGAGAACCTGATCATCACCTTGCCACTGGCACCGTGGGAGTTGGCGCTGGGCGCCGAAGTCGCCGTACCGACCTTGACCGGCAAGATCAACCTCAAGGTGCCGGCAGGCAGCCAGAACGGCCAGCGCATGCGCGCCAAGGGCCATGGTTTGCTAAACAAGGCCGGTGAGCGCGGTTATCTGTTTGTTCAACTGAAGGCGGTCATGCCGAAGAAATCGGACGATGACGTCAAGGCTCTGTGGCAGGAACTGGCAAAAAAAGCGGCATTTGATCCCAGAGAACATTTTTGA
- a CDS encoding DMT family transporter yields MQYAYPLLAIFIWAGNTVITKMSAGAIFPAEIGFYRWLLAAILFTPFMLKPVISHWPQIRPNLGKIFVLGVLGMAVYQSLAYFAASLTSATNMGIILSLMPLMSLAMAIISLGQRLTLGALAGAVLSFAGVAVVVSSGSLGALLEHGMNLGDAMMLIATLAYAIYSTLLKKWQLRLPPLVLLYLQVLVAVLVLFPMFLASPKIGPTLQNIPLVLYACLLASMVAPLAWMQAVVRLGPSRTTLFFNLLPLITALIAAVVLHEQLALYHLVGGVLTLGGVIVSERWTTVLGRA; encoded by the coding sequence ATGCAATACGCTTATCCCCTGCTGGCCATTTTCATTTGGGCTGGCAACACTGTGATCACCAAAATGTCAGCCGGGGCGATCTTCCCCGCCGAGATCGGTTTCTACCGCTGGCTGCTGGCCGCCATCCTGTTCACGCCATTCATGCTCAAACCGGTGATCTCACATTGGCCGCAGATCCGCCCGAACCTGGGCAAGATTTTCGTCCTCGGCGTGCTGGGCATGGCGGTCTATCAGAGCCTCGCCTACTTCGCCGCCTCCCTGACCTCGGCCACCAACATGGGCATCATTCTGTCGCTGATGCCATTGATGTCCTTGGCCATGGCGATAATCAGCCTCGGCCAGCGCCTGACCCTGGGGGCCCTGGCCGGTGCGGTGCTGTCGTTTGCCGGGGTGGCGGTGGTGGTCTCGTCCGGCAGCCTTGGCGCGCTGCTGGAGCATGGGATGAACCTGGGCGATGCGATGATGCTGATCGCCACGTTGGCCTACGCGATCTACAGCACCTTGTTGAAAAAATGGCAGTTGCGGCTGCCACCATTGGTGTTGCTGTATTTGCAGGTACTGGTCGCGGTGCTGGTGCTGTTTCCGATGTTCCTCGCCTCACCGAAGATCGGCCCGACGCTGCAGAACATTCCGCTGGTGTTGTATGCCTGCCTGCTGGCCTCGATGGTTGCACCGCTGGCGTGGATGCAAGCGGTGGTGCGCCTGGGGCCGAGCCGGACCACGCTGTTTTTCAATCTTTTGCCGTTGATTACCGCACTGATTGCGGCGGTGGTGCTGCATGAACAGTTGGCGCTGTATCACTTGGTGGGCGGGGTGTTGACGCTGGGCGGGGTGATTGTTTCGGAGCGTTGGACCACCGTTTTGGGCCGCGCATAG
- a CDS encoding chaperone modulator CbpM, whose product MSSPLIVQLDLAEFCEATDLSDVYVIEIVEHGILEPQGQQPKDWRFNDYELALAKRAAKLRRDLELEWEGVALALDLLEEVQQLRAENRMLKQRLGRLVVE is encoded by the coding sequence ATGAGCAGTCCCCTGATCGTTCAACTGGACCTGGCAGAATTCTGTGAGGCGACCGACCTGTCGGACGTCTACGTGATCGAAATCGTCGAACACGGCATCCTCGAACCTCAGGGCCAGCAGCCCAAGGATTGGCGTTTCAACGATTACGAACTGGCCCTGGCCAAGCGCGCCGCCAAGCTGCGGCGCGACCTGGAACTGGAATGGGAAGGCGTCGCTTTGGCGCTGGACCTGCTGGAAGAAGTCCAGCAACTGCGGGCCGAGAATCGCATGCTCAAGCAGCGGTTGGGACGGTTGGTGGTCGAGTAG
- a CDS encoding helix-turn-helix transcriptional regulator: MSSKHIDLLAFSELPAPVYFRYADFNTHEYASAHRHPWGTLEYSANGVLHMEIGSSRFMSPPQYAVWVPPHTEHSFYSNQPINYRAVCLAPSLCQDLPAQACTLAISDILKAILKDFAARDVKIPEQEADKRLAQVLVDQLQQAPVQECYLPYASSPGLLGILDALQAAPGDNRPLAHWAEQIHVSERTLARQCVRELGMSFGEWRQRLRFLAAIEALDSHRSVQDIAFDMGYSTGSAFIAMFQRQAGCTPEQYRRSHLESR; encoded by the coding sequence ATGAGCAGTAAACACATCGACCTGCTGGCATTCAGCGAACTGCCGGCCCCGGTCTATTTTCGCTACGCCGATTTCAACACCCATGAATACGCCTCGGCCCACCGTCATCCGTGGGGCACGCTGGAGTATTCGGCCAACGGTGTCTTGCACATGGAAATCGGCAGCAGCCGTTTCATGTCGCCGCCGCAATACGCGGTGTGGGTGCCGCCGCACACCGAGCACAGTTTCTACAGCAACCAGCCGATCAACTATCGTGCGGTCTGTCTCGCGCCGTCGCTGTGCCAGGATTTGCCTGCGCAGGCCTGCACCCTGGCCATCAGCGACATTCTTAAAGCCATCCTCAAGGACTTCGCCGCGCGCGATGTGAAGATCCCCGAACAAGAGGCAGACAAGCGCCTGGCCCAAGTGCTGGTGGATCAACTGCAACAGGCGCCGGTGCAAGAGTGTTACTTGCCCTACGCCAGCAGCCCGGGCTTGCTTGGAATACTGGACGCCTTGCAAGCCGCGCCTGGGGATAACCGGCCACTGGCCCACTGGGCGGAACAAATCCATGTCAGCGAGCGCACGCTGGCGCGCCAGTGTGTCCGCGAGCTGGGGATGAGCTTTGGGGAGTGGCGGCAGCGCTTGCGGTTTCTGGCCGCGATCGAAGCGCTGGACAGTCACCGCAGCGTTCAGGACATCGCCTTCGACATGGGGTACAGCACCGGCTCGGCTTTTATCGCGATGTTTCAACGCCAGGCCGGGTGTACGCCGGAGCAATACCGGCGCAGTCACCTCGAGAGTCGGTGA
- a CDS encoding Hsp70 family protein: MKNASPARACGIDFGTSNSTVGWLRPGMETLIALEDDKITLPSVVFFNMEERRPVYGRLALHEYLEGYEGRLMRSLKSLLGSKLIKHDTSVLGTAMPFKDLLGLFIGQLKKRAETTAGREFDEVVLGRPVFFVDDDELADQEAENTLVDVARAIGFKDVSFQYEPIAAAFDYESTIEKEELVLIVDIGGGTSDFSLVRLSPERRNHDNRHDDILATGGVHIGGTDFDKQLSLQGLMPLFGYGSRMKSGAYMPTSHHMNLATWHTINSVYSQKSTLALGSMRYDIEDTGGIDRLFKLIDQRAGHWLAMEVEETKIQLTHADSRHVPLDRIEPGLSVELSRALFESAIEALLERVRTSVSQMLNDADVRVDQVDTVFFTGGSSGIPALRNSVSAMLPNARHVEGNIFGSIGSGLAIEASKRYGMMD, translated from the coding sequence ATGAAAAACGCATCTCCAGCCCGTGCCTGCGGTATCGACTTCGGCACGTCCAACTCCACCGTCGGCTGGCTGCGCCCCGGCATGGAAACGCTGATCGCGCTGGAGGACGACAAGATTACCCTGCCCTCGGTGGTCTTCTTCAATATGGAAGAACGCCGCCCGGTGTACGGCCGGCTGGCGCTGCACGAGTACCTGGAAGGCTACGAAGGCCGGCTGATGCGCTCGCTCAAGAGCCTGCTGGGTTCCAAGCTGATCAAGCACGACACCAGCGTCCTGGGCACGGCGATGCCGTTCAAGGACCTGCTCGGGCTGTTTATCGGGCAGTTGAAGAAGCGTGCTGAAACCACCGCCGGTCGGGAATTCGACGAAGTCGTGCTGGGCCGTCCGGTGTTTTTCGTCGATGACGATGAACTGGCCGACCAGGAAGCGGAAAACACCTTGGTCGACGTGGCTCGCGCCATTGGCTTCAAGGATGTCTCGTTCCAGTACGAACCGATTGCAGCGGCATTCGACTATGAGTCGACCATCGAAAAAGAAGAGCTGGTACTGATCGTCGACATCGGCGGTGGTACGTCTGACTTCTCGCTGGTGCGCCTGTCGCCTGAGCGCCGCAACCACGACAACCGTCACGACGACATCCTCGCCACCGGCGGCGTGCACATCGGCGGTACCGATTTCGACAAGCAGTTGAGCCTGCAAGGCCTGATGCCACTGTTCGGCTACGGCAGCCGCATGAAGAGTGGCGCCTATATGCCGACCAGTCACCACATGAACCTGGCGACCTGGCACACCATCAACTCGGTGTACTCGCAAAAGTCGACCCTGGCCTTGGGCAGCATGCGTTACGACATCGAAGACACCGGCGGCATCGATCGCCTGTTCAAGCTGATCGACCAGCGCGCCGGGCACTGGCTGGCCATGGAAGTGGAAGAAACCAAGATCCAGCTGACCCACGCCGACAGCCGTCACGTGCCGCTGGACCGTATCGAGCCGGGGCTGAGTGTGGAATTGAGCCGCGCGCTGTTTGAATCCGCCATCGAAGCACTGCTGGAGCGCGTGCGCACCAGCGTGAGCCAGATGCTCAACGACGCCGATGTGCGAGTCGATCAGGTGGATACGGTGTTCTTCACCGGCGGTTCGAGCGGGATTCCGGCGCTGCGTAACAGCGTTTCGGCGATGTTGCCCAATGCGCGGCATGTCGAAGGGAACATTTTCGGCAGCATTGGCAGCGGTTTGGCGATTGAAGCGTCCAAGCGTTACGGCATGATGGACTGA
- a CDS encoding AI-2E family transporter, with translation MPTFSQRHLLFTSWIIIFGGLLLVLPLRLLPSLLAGLLVFELVNMLTPQLQRLIEGRRARWLAVALLGTLVVSVLTLIFAGAFSFLLHEAENPGASLDKFMGVVDRARGQLPPFIDAYLPASAAEFRVAIGEWVSKHLSDLQLVGKDAAHMFVTLLIGMVLGAIIALQRIPDLTKRKPLAAALFDRLHLLVQAFRNIVFAQIKISLLNTFFTGIFLAVVLPMFGIKLPLTKTLIVLTFLLGLLPVIGNLMSNTLITIVGLSLSIWVALAALGYLIFIHKLEYFLNARIVGGQISAKSWELLLAMLVFEAAFGLPGVVAGPIYYAYLKSELKQIGMV, from the coding sequence ATGCCAACGTTTTCTCAACGCCACTTGCTGTTCACCAGTTGGATCATCATTTTTGGTGGTTTGCTGTTGGTGCTCCCTCTGCGACTGCTGCCGAGCCTGTTGGCCGGTTTGTTGGTGTTCGAGCTGGTCAACATGCTCACGCCACAATTGCAGCGTCTGATCGAAGGACGGCGTGCGCGCTGGTTGGCGGTCGCACTGTTGGGCACTTTGGTGGTCAGCGTGTTGACTCTGATTTTTGCCGGTGCTTTCAGTTTTCTGCTGCACGAAGCGGAAAACCCCGGGGCTTCCCTCGACAAGTTCATGGGCGTGGTTGATCGGGCGCGAGGGCAATTGCCGCCGTTCATCGACGCCTATTTGCCCGCCAGTGCCGCCGAGTTTCGTGTGGCGATCGGCGAGTGGGTGAGTAAACACCTGAGTGATCTGCAACTGGTGGGCAAGGACGCGGCGCACATGTTCGTGACGCTGCTGATCGGCATGGTGCTGGGGGCGATCATCGCCTTGCAACGCATCCCCGACCTGACCAAGCGCAAACCGCTTGCCGCCGCACTGTTCGACCGGTTGCACCTGCTGGTCCAGGCCTTTCGCAACATCGTGTTCGCACAGATCAAGATTTCCCTGCTCAACACCTTCTTCACCGGGATATTCCTGGCGGTGGTGCTGCCGATGTTCGGGATCAAGTTGCCGCTGACCAAAACCCTGATCGTGCTGACCTTTCTGCTCGGCCTGTTGCCGGTGATCGGCAACCTGATGTCGAACACCCTGATCACGATTGTCGGTTTGTCACTGTCGATCTGGGTCGCCTTGGCAGCGCTGGGTTATCTGATTTTTATCCACAAGCTCGAATACTTCCTCAACGCGCGCATTGTCGGCGGGCAGATCAGTGCCAAGTCGTGGGAGTTGCTGCTGGCGATGCTGGTGTTCGAAGCCGCGTTCGGCCTGCCGGGGGTAGTGGCGGGGCCGATTTACTACGCGTATTTGAAGAGTGAGTTGAAGCAGATCGGGATGGTTTAA